TTGAAGCCTTAACTGCTTATACATTGACTGATCTTTGAAAAATTAATGTGGTTGTTTTGTTGCCCTCTCTCTAGATCACATGAATACGTCGATTTTTAAAAGTTTAGTGTTTCTAAGCCATAGTGTCTCTACGAAAAACTAAGAAATGTAGATCCCATTCATGACTTGAACAAGAATATATGAATTAAATCAATCGCAACCTCTATCATAACTTACTGGCTAAAATATTCACGTTCCTGAGAGTTCTGATTGTGAAAGCAATATGGGTAACAATATTATTATAGTAGTAGGATATTTTGTATAGAAATTCCCTTAACTTGTATGACAGACCAATCGTTTAAAATCCTGTTTTGTTGGCACTCCAGGTTTATTTCTACCTGCGAGGGACGGCAGTGTTCAATGCGAGCCTCAACGTGTCCTGTCTCAGCCTCCTGTTCGTGGCCGTGTATCGATTCATCACGATCAGAGTCGATCCGTTCGGTAGGAGGAACATCGTGACCACGCCCAGATGCGTGGCGACCTGTCTTTCCGCGTGGCTCCTGAACACACCCCACGTCATATTCACAGACGAAGTTGTCATTGCCTACGTTGCATCCACCTCCATCATCCTGGTGATGTTCTCGACGGGACTTGCGTATGCTCTCATTTACCTCGACATCTCGAGAGCAGCTAACCATGGCAGCGCAACGGACAGGCGAAAAATGGATGAGAACAAACGTCTCCTCCGCACATTTGCGTTCATGTACATCACAAGTATTTTGGTTTGGGTTTGGACCGGCACGTACTATATAATAGCAACCAGCAAGTTCGCGCCAGAGTGGCTTCTTCAAGCCAGCGAATGGACCATAAACATCAATTTGGTTCTCAATCCCAGTATATTCGTTTGGCGGTCGCGGGAGTTTCGAGCGATGATAAAAAGCTGGATACGTGGAAGGAAAACAGGCGTTGTCGCAGTTGTCGCCTGATTTACCATTGCTGTCTACATAGTAGTCACCTACAACTTACGCCCAAAATTATGTCACCTTTAACTGGATTCAAGCCACGTGTTCACGATCAATGTACCATCGTACGCATGTTGTACAAGTAGATTTAGGTATAAGCAAGTGCGACAATAGTTTAATGATTGCTGAGTATTTAGTTCAAGATAGGGTttgtaaaaatatgtatatatatgttacgGAAAAGTTATAGCTGTCTTTTGTCGTGCAGTGTAGCCGATATCTAATAAGCAGGACAATTCTAAGACACTCCATCTTGCTACAGTGGAGTGTGTCAAATCGACACATAAGCATGTCTCTTTCAGACGGGTATCTAtcttatatctatctatctatctgtctatctatctgtctatctatctatctgtccgtctgtctatctatccatctgtatTGTATCTTGTCTATAATGATTATATTCTATCAATCTCTCCATccatatctatctacctatctgtctACATGGGtaaatagacagataaatgAGATAGATAAAcgtatagatagatatatagatagatacatacatacaaacatacatacacatagattgatagatagtgtgtgcgagtgtgtgtgtgtacgtgcacATGTTTATGATCAATCAAGTGAGTAGTTTCTGAGGCTGTGAATTTAAAACGCTATGAGGGCGTACTTGGCTTGAATCGGGATTTATAATGGCATCTTCACACAGTACCGTGATGGTTTCGCGAATTGCTAAAAGAAGTGATTTACTTCCTTTAGATAATGACAATTTGCATGATCGAAAAGTGTTTTGTGTATGGTCTCTATAAATCTTACAGTAACTCAATGTATGCACGTCGCTCATATACATACCCTCAAGAGCTGACATCATTGGTATAATAAAGTTCCATCAAGAGACGATGAAAGTAAGGAAGAAACAAGAAACAGTCAAGAGTGTGCCGGGAAGAGTTATTCTAAGCATGACTGGAGTTAAGACCCTGTGAAAACTTTTGATTAGTTTCAAATACATTTATCAATTCAGATCATTTCAATTGCAAGGATACATGGAATACAATTATCAATACAGAGATCTGATGAGGACATGTCCCGAGAAGTTACACTAACAGGTAATTTGTGTTAGGGTGCCCTGatacaataaaacaaattgagtacaatacaaaacattatgtacaaacacacacaaatacactcacaaaaaagaaaagaagcaagGTACAGGTTCAGAGACATTACaacgaaggaaaaaagaaagcctaatgataaaatgatgctatCGATAAAATTTAATAAAAACAACTAAATGGTAAATATTTTTACGCTTACGGCAAGCCTATAAACACAAACACCAGTCAACAGCTCAGAGAGATTCGCATGAACATTGtttccttattttctcaagGTAAGAAAACCCCAGAAAACCCCGAAATTATGAAGTTTGAAACAAACAAGAGAAGCACACAATCACGTCGAATTGACCAGAGAGGGCGTGCTCAGTTTAGCTACCATGAAAGCTGGGATCACCACATACATGGCGTCCTACACAGTTGGTGAGCAGTAGTCCTTGACATGTCGAAAGAAATGTGAAAGCTTCTACTCGAAGCAGGGAGATGAGTGAAGGAACTCACCTACACATAGTTCTGTCTTATAGGtttgaatgattttcttcatggaaatgatgaaaaataggCAGATCGACATAGCGGCAGGCAGACGTCGCCAATTTACTATGTACGCAAATTTTGTCTAAAAATGCTCCCAACAACGTTTGTACTCGTACAGTGATAATGCAGGAAGATTACATGAAAATTCAACAGGCCTTCTCAAAGTTTCGTTCTTTAATTTCTCTTTTGTCTTCGAGTCAAGGGACATTAGATCCATACTAATGTTGATTATGGCAGGGTTTACATTTTCTCCGTCGACAAACACGTGATGTTATACTTTGTATTGTAATCAGTATGTTTGTATGCAGGTctataatatatcaatatttgtgATACCAGTATGATATGAGAAGTCAAGTGTTATTTAAAGCTTTTATACATCATTCCGCTTAATCTTCAAATAAGAAGACAGAGAACGATGAACTAAGAGAAAGACTtgcaagaagagagagagagagagagggagagaggttaaatgcacaaaagcATTTCGATGGTGGACGTGTAAAACACATGAAGCGAAAATACAAgctgatgtacaaaatacaatttgatAATCATCTTCtgttttggaaaagaaaaaaaagaatgcaccaCCAGagaatatttcaaattattttcttatatatatatatatatatatatatatatatatatatgtatataatatcattatacctgtataaatataaaaatataatatacatctaTATACACTGTTGGtcaaaaaagtggaataatTTTGTATTGAATATAAGTCGACcgttttgtttgcatttaaaaGGCTGTCTGTAGACAAGCTGGTATATTATTGATTACGTAATGTTACAACATTATTCAGGTGATATTTGAACATGAGGAATGTGTTATTACGTAACAAAGTTACCTTGTGCAGACCATAAAGCCCTGTGCAGTTGAAATATTGCCCTTTTTGCTGATTTTGCACTGTGTAGAGAAAGTTtattttttccaagttcccTGTACTGTTTGCATTAAAAATCGGTACAGAATCCCCCTAGACTGTGCCTGGTCTAATGCTGACGGCAATGCGCGAGAGAGTGATAGCGCTTAGGCAGGAGGGCTACAAGCAGACTCATATAGGACAAATCCTAGGGATTTCGCAGGGTGTAGTCTCTCATCGTGAGAGAGGAAATGTGCTGCCACGGAAATCACCAGGACGTCCCAGACTGACAGCAAGTAGAGATGATCACCAACTGTTGAATCTTAGCCGCAGAAACCGGAAGTTACCCGCGAGTCGTCTTCAACGCTTGTGGAGAAGACATCATGGAATCAACGTCTCAAGATCAACAGTCAATCTCAGATTGATACAACATGGCTACCGAGCACGATGATTGGTTAGATGTCCACGCCTGACGGTTCGCCACGGGGTAGCTCGTCTCCTTTGGGCCAGGCAGCACAGGACGCTTCAACTAGGACATGGGCAACACGCTATCTTCATGGACGAGAGCCGGTTCATCCTTGACCGTAGAGATGGGAGACAGCGAGTTCGTCGGTTAGCTGGGGAAAGCCTTCGGGATGACTGTGTCCACGAGACAACCCAAGGTGGAGGAGGCCCAGCTATGGTCTGGGCCGGAATCCATTACGGAGGAAAAATGCCATTAGTGGCGTTTACTTATCTAGTGAACGCCGCTGTCTACAGGGAGATATTGGAGTTCCACTGCCTTCCGTATGAAAAACATGTGTATGGGTTCAATTTCCGACTGCAGGATGATAACGCTAGACCGCACTGGGCAGCTGTAGTTAGAGAATTCCTAGAGGCAGAGGGGGTTGAGCAGTTGCCATGACCAACTTGTTCGCCAGATATGAACCCCATAGAGCATGCATGGGATACCCTAGGCCGAGCCATCAACACCAGAGAGGTCATTCCTCAAAATCTGCAGGAGTTGGCAGCTGCGTTGAGGGAAGAGTGGGAAGCCATACCTGCCGACGTCATCAACAACCTGGTGGACAGCCTGTCACAACTCCTACGCGCTCTGATTCGTGCTAGGGGTGGATATTCCCGGGATGGACATGCCCGATATTAGTGAAATCTTATGAACAATGACTAAATTTGATGTGAACTTGTCAATGGAATCACAAAAAAGTCATCTGGAAAATTGAATGACGTTTAAAACAAATATTCTGTTGATACAGTTTCTTTGTAATATTATTAATGTTGTTTTATGCCCATAGTTTAAAATAGTAAGACATATTATACTTGTTAAAAATCACTGTGAAAGTGTGTAAGTGGCATGATAACAAAGTTAAGTGATTGACATACAtaaaaaacctaatattttccAAGCACAttgtaatataggttttcccggccaatttcgcacttttgtcagtcgatttgataaaaggttcattcaatttagcgaaaatcctcgtcactgcacattctgtcattcaaaattgcaacttgttcgttcaatttagcatttcggtcaatgaaattcgcacatgcgCCTTTCGAATTCgcaaaacgggcattcaaattggcacgtgctcttcagtcattcaaattcgccagcactggcggaaagtggtatttcagtcattcaatttcgcgtgtgggcagtcaaattccaaatatgttcattcaaattggcgtaatgttatttctattttgaaaaggtgagaaccgtgatttatatgtatttaaatgtgaatttttgtttcatccacacactgttaagtatatagtaaaggtatctttgaccctaaataactcaagtttgttgttctgtttgttgttctttcatacatgttatcagaactatacatgccatgcttgcaccagttagtacaggcgtatctctcaagaagacggggaaagaatcatagaatcatttgagggtaatatccttgacaaattgatggctagagctgatccaagaacttttatttattcctaatgataattaacgtaatctagcacccaccaaatgaaaataatgaaacatgcagatgaaagaaataatcacgatgtaaattgaaacctccttctcccaattattgacaaaacaaacttaagatcaatgtatctgtgaatggaataatgctatcgaacattataaacacatacacatattttgaaagtactgttgcaaaggtgatatcagaataaaagcataaacgtgcctgctaaattgactgcagtaaatgcgaaattggatgctcaagaatgaattcgaatgaacgagcgcagcgtatacgtgatcacgtgactatatcgtgctaaattgaatgaacgatttgcgaaatggtgcttgtcttacgactttgaactgaaaaagtgctgattcgaatgatgtaataggtaatttgaatgctccaaaatgaatttgaatgaaaagattataaaattgaaataccgaacatgccgtctaggctaaattgtgctaaatcgAATGCaccaattaggaattggactgaaaaaagtgcgaaattggccgggaaaacctatagatATGCCATTaaaatttgagagaaaaaaaatattccacctTTATGACCAACAGTGtatta
The DNA window shown above is from Diadema setosum chromosome 14, eeDiaSeto1, whole genome shotgun sequence and carries:
- the LOC140237888 gene encoding uncharacterized protein codes for the protein MSLSDDIHLGSLRTRVLSALPVYFYLRGTAVFNASLNVSCLSLLFVAVYRFITIRVDPFGRRNIVTTPRCVATCLSAWLLNTPHVIFTDEVVIAYVASTSIILVMFSTGLAYALIYLDISRAANHGSATDRRKMDENKRLLRTFAFMYITSILVWVWTGTYYIIATSKFAPEWLLQASEWTININLVLNPSIFVWRSREFRAMIKSWIRGRKTGVVAVVA